TCGCATTGCGCCTGTACCCGAGCTCTTTGGCGGTCTGCTCGACCTTGCGGATCGTCTCTTCCGTCATCGGCACGTTTCTCCGGTTAAGCACGTTGGAAACGGTAGCGATCGAGACGCCGGCCGCTTCCGCAATATCGACGATAGTGACGGATCGTTTGCTCATATGCTGCTTGCTCCTCAGTAATTTAAACGTTTAAATGAATTGTATATTGAAACGTTTAAATCGTCAAGAGGCATGTGGTTGACCACTGTCATGCGACAGTACACCGCGCGCTGGGAGCTGCACGCAGCACGTTAAGATCTCGGCATGCCGCTCCCCCCGCAGCGAATTGCGATCCGAGTCGCATTTTCGCGCTCTCGGGCGCCGGCGATGCGGGCTCCCGCGGCCGAGAGGCGGTTTTTCCGCTTCTCGGCTCTCCTGCGGCTCTCTCCCGCAGCAAAACAAATCCTGAGAGCGCATTTTCGCGCTCTCGGGCGCCCGCGATGCCGGCTCCCGCGGCCGAGAGGCGGTTTTTCCGCTTCTCGGCTCTCCCGCGGCTCTCTCCCGCAGCAAAACAAATCCTGAGAGCGCATTTTCGCGCTCTCGGGCGCCCGCGATGCCGGCTCCTGCGGCCGAGAGGCGGTTTTTCCGCTTCTCGGCGACGCCCGCTGCGTGAATGCCGCACAGGCTGCTCGCATCTACAACGTCCATAATTCACTTATCCTTGTTTTGGTTAACCATAACATTTCTAATCGTTCCCGTATAATAACAATCTGCCGAATCTTAACCTTGCCTCCAGCTCGATCTTCAATTTGCAATTTTCACAGCAATGCATGCCTTTCCTGTTCATTTTAACACGCCGGTAAGCGTCGCTGCCTTCCCAAACTTTGAACGGCTTCTTGCATAAATAACACGTCGCTTCGTAAGAAAACATTTTGCAGGACCTTCTTTCCAACAAATTCTGTCGTTTGACAAGATTTATCTTACAGAGCAGCTTCTATGATCATTTTACTTACCGTTCGGTAAAATTTCAAGAGGCCGACATCCATTTCTAAAGCTTTTAAAATAAGGATATCCTGAAGTTGAAAATATCCGGTTTGTTGAGTAAAGTTGCAAGTAGACAAGCAGCAAAAAAAGGAGCAGTGTCATGATGAACCACAACAATACTCAGGAAATAATTATCGAAGCGACATTTGCGCTTTTGGCGCAGCATGGCCTGGAGAAAACCAGCTTATCGATGATCGCCGAGAAAGTGGGCATTACAAAACCCGCCATCTACTACCATTTTCCCTCTAAAGAAACTTTGGTTGATTATATTTTTGACTTTATTTTTGCCAATCATAGCTTTTCAACTCATTTTCCGATGAACGATTACACGAAAGAAAATTTTCAGGAACGTTTGATTCAGGACGGACTGCGCATGCTGGACGGTTATAAAAGTCAGCCTCATAAATTACGTGTAGTTCAAGAATTTATTTTAAGCGCCGCACGCAAAGAAAAATACAAACATAAGTTGAAATCGACTTTGGAAGCTTCTTTACACGGTTTCTGCGAACTGCTGGAACATGGAGTAAAAATGGGCGTTATTCCGCCTGGAAAAACAACCTCGGATGCGCATATGCTTGCACTTGTCTTAGACAGTATTGGCGGTTATATTCTTATGGGGGTTGACTTTGACTATGTCCAGGTTTGGGAGCAGGCGGTAAAACACGCGATGCGGCAAAGTTGATCTCTTCCAAATCCTTAACGTCGATTACCCTTTTTCTCTCTTTTTTGCATTTATACAAAAACAAAAAAAAGCCTTCCCGCGCTGCGTTAAGCGGGAAGGCTTCCTTATTATGTCGTTTATATCATTACATGCCGAGCCATTTCTTGAACAGAAGTTTCGTCGTATCGCGGTTCATCGCGGCGATCGACGTCGTAAGCGGGATGCCTTTCGGGCAGGAGCGCACGCAGTTTTGCGAGTTGCCGCAGCCCTCGATGCCGCCGTCCTCCATCAGCGCTTCCAGACGCTCTTCGGCGTTCATTTCGCCCGTCGGGTGAGCGTTGAACAAGCGAACCTGGGAAATCGCGGCAGGACCGATAAACGACGTCTTGTCGTTGACGTTCGGACACGATTCGAGGCAGACGCCGCAAGTCATGCATTTGGCCAGCTCGTACGCCCATTGGCGCTTCGATTCGGCCATCCGCGGTCCCGGACCGAGATCGTACGTACCGTCGATCGGAATCCACGCTTTCACCTTCTTGAGCGCGGTAAACATGCGTTCGCGGTTAATGACGAGGTCGCGCACGACCGGGAATGTCTTCATCGGAGCGACGCGCACCGGCTGCTCCAGCTTGTCGACGAGCGCCGAGCATGCCTGGCGCGGCTTGCCGTTGATGACCATAGAGCAAGCGCCGCATACTTCCTCAAGACAGTTCGATTCCCAGCATACCGGTGTCGTCTTTTCCCCTTTGGCGTTAACCGGATTGCGCTGCACTTCCATCAAAGCGCTGATCACGTTCATGTTCGGGCGGTAAGGCACTTCAAATTCTTCCGTATACGGTGCGGACTCCGGGGAGTCCTGCCGTGTTACGATGAACTTCACAGTTTTTTGATCGGCCATGATCAATGTCCTCCTCCCTTTTTATCTGTGGAGTAGTCGCGTTTACGCGGCGGGATCAGTGACACGTCGACATCTTCCCATTCGATCTTCGGACCGTCCGGCGTCCAGGACGCCTTCGTCGTCTTCATGAAGTTTTCGTCGTCACGCTCAGGGAATTCCGGCTTGTAGTGCGCTCCGCGGCTTTCGTTGCGCAGCAGGGCTCCGGTCGTCATCGTTTGCGCCAGCTCCAGCATATTCCACAGCTGGCGGGTGAACGCTACGCCCTGGTTGTTCCAGCGCGCCGTGTCGGTCATGCTGATTTTTTTGTAACGCGCCTTCAGTTCGTTAATCTTGTCCAGCGTTTCTTGAAGCTTCTTATTGTAACGCACGACGGTCATGTTGTTGGTCATCCACTCGCCGAGCTCTTTATGCAGCACGTACGCGTTTTCGTTGCCGTCCATTTTCAGCAGGCTTTCGTATTTTTCGGTGTGACGTTTCTTCTCGCTGTCATACAGAGTGGAGGATACGTCTTCGCTGTGCTTCTTCAAGCCTTTGATATACTCGACCGCTTTCGGGCCGGACACCATGCCGTCGAAAATCGCGGATACGAGCGAGTTCGCGCCGAGACGGTTCGCGCCATGGTGCTGGTAGTTGCACTCGCCCGCTGCGAAGAGGCCCGGAATGTTCGTCATCATGCCGTAATCGACCCACATGCCGCCCATCGAATAGTGAACGGCCGGGAAAATTTTCATCGGAATTTTCCGCGGGTCGTCACCCATGAATTTCTCGTAAATTTCCATAATTCCGCCGAGCTTGACATCCAGCTCCTTAGGATCCTTATGGGAAAGATCGAGGTACACCATGTTCTCGCCGTTGATGCCAAGCTTCTGATTCACGCACACGTCGAAAATTTCGCGCGTCGCGATATCGCGGGGAACGAGGTTTCCGTAAGCCGGATATTTTTCTTCAAGGAAATACCAAGGCTTGCCGTCTTTGTATGTCCAGATGCGTCCGCCTTCGCCGCGTGCCGATTCGGACATAAGCCGCAGCTTGTCGTCGCCCGGAATCGCCGTCGGGTGAATTTGGATCATCTCGCCGTTTGCGTAATAAACGCCTTGCTGGTAAACCGCGCTGGCCGCCGTTCCCGTATTGATGACCGAGTTGGTCGTGCGTCCGAAAATAATGCCGGGACCGCCTGTCGCCAAAATAACCGCATCGGCGCGGAACGTATGAATTTCCATGCTGCGCAGGTCCTGTGCGGAAATGCCGCGGCACACCTGCTCATCGTCGATAACCGCACCAAGGAACTCGTAATGCTCGTATTTCTTGACGAGGCCGGCCACTTCCCAGCGGCGCACCTGCTCGTCAAGCGCGTACAGCAGCTGCTGGCCCGTCGTCGCGCCCGCAAATGCGGTGCGGTGATGTTTCGTTCCGCCGAAGCGGCGGAAATCGAGAAGACCTTCCGGCGTCCGGTTGAACATAACGCCCATCCGGTCCATCAGGTGAATGATGCCGGGAGCCGCGTCGCACAGCGCCTTAACCGGCGGCTGGTTCGCGAGGAAGTCCCCGCCGTATACCGTATCGTCGAAGTGCTCCCACGTGGAGTCACCTTCGCCTTTCGTATTTACCGCTCCGTTGATGCCGCCCTGCGCGCAAACGGAGTGGGATCTTTTTACCGGAACCAAGGAAAACAGGTCGACGTGAACTCCGGCTTCGGCGGCTTTAATCGTGGCCATAAGACCTGCCAAGCCTCCGCCTACTACGATAATTTTAGTGTTAGCCATCGTGTATTCCGTCCCCCTTAACCTTTAACCATCTTCGGCAATTGCTGGAACTGCGGATCCAGGAACGCCGTCAAAGACATAATGAACATTACCGCCATGATCACGAACACGCCCATCCATACGTAGGTGGAAATACGCTGCGCGCGAGGGCCGACCGTAATGCCCCAACTGACAAGAAATGACCACATGCCGTTGGCGAAGTGGAACGACGCGGAAATGACGCCGATGCAGTAAAACACGAACAGCACCGGATTCGTCGCGATGCCGTGCATCAGCACTCCAAGCTCCTCATGCTCAACGGCGCCGATTGCGTACTGGAAACGCGTTTCGAAAAAGTGCCAGGCCACGAAAATAAACGTGATGACGCCGGTTACGCGCTGCAGAAAAAACATCTGGTTGCGGAAGTAACCGTAATTCGTGACGTTGTTGCGCGCCGTATATGCGACGTAAAGGCCGTAAATCGCATGGTACGCAAGCGGAATCCAGATGCCGAACACTTCCAGTGCAAGGCGGAGCGGAAGCGCGTCAAGCCAGTTGATTTGCTCGACGAAAGCCGCATGGCCGCGGGTAGCTTCGTAGTTGGTCAGCAAATGCTCGATCAAAAAAAAGCCGACCGGAATGACACCGAGCAAAGAGTGAAGCTTGCGCGAAAAATAAGAATTGCGGAACATGAATCTGGGTCCCCCCTCAATTGGTACATTTTTTCCACTGGCCTCAAAACCAACTAACATTGTACTCCCCGGAAAAACAAGCGTCAACCAATTTCTCAGCAAAAATCGACACAATGCGGACACGCCTAAAAAGCGTTTACACCATTCCGCCGACATAATGGGCATATAACGCTAGTTTTCCATGTTTCCGCAAGTTTTTATTCCGGGCCAGCCAAAAAATGTGAAC
The window above is part of the Paenibacillus hamazuiensis genome. Proteins encoded here:
- the sdhA gene encoding succinate dehydrogenase flavoprotein subunit, whose amino-acid sequence is MANTKIIVVGGGLAGLMATIKAAEAGVHVDLFSLVPVKRSHSVCAQGGINGAVNTKGEGDSTWEHFDDTVYGGDFLANQPPVKALCDAAPGIIHLMDRMGVMFNRTPEGLLDFRRFGGTKHHRTAFAGATTGQQLLYALDEQVRRWEVAGLVKKYEHYEFLGAVIDDEQVCRGISAQDLRSMEIHTFRADAVILATGGPGIIFGRTTNSVINTGTAASAVYQQGVYYANGEMIQIHPTAIPGDDKLRLMSESARGEGGRIWTYKDGKPWYFLEEKYPAYGNLVPRDIATREIFDVCVNQKLGINGENMVYLDLSHKDPKELDVKLGGIMEIYEKFMGDDPRKIPMKIFPAVHYSMGGMWVDYGMMTNIPGLFAAGECNYQHHGANRLGANSLVSAIFDGMVSGPKAVEYIKGLKKHSEDVSSTLYDSEKKRHTEKYESLLKMDGNENAYVLHKELGEWMTNNMTVVRYNKKLQETLDKINELKARYKKISMTDTARWNNQGVAFTRQLWNMLELAQTMTTGALLRNESRGAHYKPEFPERDDENFMKTTKASWTPDGPKIEWEDVDVSLIPPRKRDYSTDKKGGGH
- a CDS encoding succinate dehydrogenase cytochrome b558 subunit; translated protein: MFRNSYFSRKLHSLLGVIPVGFFLIEHLLTNYEATRGHAAFVEQINWLDALPLRLALEVFGIWIPLAYHAIYGLYVAYTARNNVTNYGYFRNQMFFLQRVTGVITFIFVAWHFFETRFQYAIGAVEHEELGVLMHGIATNPVLFVFYCIGVISASFHFANGMWSFLVSWGITVGPRAQRISTYVWMGVFVIMAVMFIMSLTAFLDPQFQQLPKMVKG
- the sdhB gene encoding succinate dehydrogenase iron-sulfur subunit; translation: MADQKTVKFIVTRQDSPESAPYTEEFEVPYRPNMNVISALMEVQRNPVNAKGEKTTPVCWESNCLEEVCGACSMVINGKPRQACSALVDKLEQPVRVAPMKTFPVVRDLVINRERMFTALKKVKAWIPIDGTYDLGPGPRMAESKRQWAYELAKCMTCGVCLESCPNVNDKTSFIGPAAISQVRLFNAHPTGEMNAEERLEALMEDGGIEGCGNSQNCVRSCPKGIPLTTSIAAMNRDTTKLLFKKWLGM
- a CDS encoding TetR/AcrR family transcriptional regulator, producing the protein MMNHNNTQEIIIEATFALLAQHGLEKTSLSMIAEKVGITKPAIYYHFPSKETLVDYIFDFIFANHSFSTHFPMNDYTKENFQERLIQDGLRMLDGYKSQPHKLRVVQEFILSAARKEKYKHKLKSTLEASLHGFCELLEHGVKMGVIPPGKTTSDAHMLALVLDSIGGYILMGVDFDYVQVWEQAVKHAMRQS